gatatatatatatatttaataccaatatatatttaatttatatattggtattaaatatatttatttatataattatatatatttcatttatatttaaacTATATATTTAATACCAAGCTGGGAGCCAAGGGGGTTGAAACAAAACTTCACAAGCCCTGGATAAAAAGGATTTTCTGCAGGAGCTCTTCAGGCTCCACAGAGCATCTCAGAGTGTGGGAAGTACCAATTCCCAATTCTCTGCACAGGCTTCAATTCCATAGGAATAATGGACCCACCACTGAAGGCCAGGCCCAGCACTAATTCCAGTGGCTGTAGCCACACAGGATTTGGTTCCCTTTCTCACCCAGAATTTACCATTCTTTGATGCCTCAAGGTCTCCTGGGGACTGGAGAGAATTCCCTCATTTTCAGCAAGATTCCCTGTGGGTGTGGGAGGTGATCGTTTTTTAATCCAATGCAAAATTGGAAATTCCCAAGAGAAAAtaccacatttttatttttaccacaCTTTATTCAGGGAGTCAGGATGGGATCCCTAGGGATAATTATTTAGGAAAACACTCTCAGAGTGACAGCCTTCCAATGGAAATGGGACAACCCAGCTCTTCCTCACAAGGGCATTTTTTTGCTGCCTGGTTTTTATACAAAGGacctgagagaggaaaaatcctgtgcttcctcctgcaggagcagaggaattCAAGCAGACAGAAGCCACAGTGACTCAAACACTCACCCAGCCTGTCCTCACACCTCAGCACTCCCCTTCTCCATGTCAGgctcatttttgttttattttaatttcaaaaccCCAAGCAAACCAGATCTCCTTGACAGAAAGTGTCCCCTGTATGGTATCAGCTTTAAACGACCACAGTTTGTGGCTCCCAGTGTTTATAAACTGCTGCCTCCGGGCTAAGCAgcattttcatcttcttggATCACTGCTTAGACAAAGATCAGCTGAGAACAAACTTCTTCCCGAGCAAAACAGGAATCAGCAAAAATAAGGACCAGCAGGACTGCAGCAACTTTTCCCAGAGGGAAAAACCTTTCAGCGGCCACAGGCTTTAGCAGCAAAATTCCCAAACCTCTTGTGTCCATTTGCTCCTCCAGTCCCTTGGGTCACCACAGCAGCGATTAAAGCTTCACTTCTCACATCCCACAGCCCCCGACGGCTGCACCTTTCCCTGCTTGACCCCGGGCAGGATTTTCCTGAAGGTGAGGTTGACCCTGGGGGCCAGCACCCTCCTGCGGGGGGGCAGGCTGTGGTACCAGTGCAGATTTGTGGGATGCTTCATGAGGAGCAGGCTGCCGTGGGCCAGCGCCAGGGCGATCCTGGCCGTGCCCGCCGGCCCTGCCTTCCCCCGGCGGCGGAACACGAAATCGCGGCAGGCTCCGAAGGACACGGAGGCGATGGGGCTGCGGGGAACCAGCTCCTTCTCGTCGTCCCGGTGCTCCCCGATGTGGTCCAGGCCGTCTTTGTACCTGGGCACACAACCCCGTTAAGCACCACCCATCAATTCCTTGCTAATAATAGAATTTTCCAATTAAATCAAACAAATGCTGCACAagttgtggtgggttttttggtgttgttttttggttgtggttttttttttttttttttttttttttttttgtttttcggGGGcgttggttttttgggtttttttgggttttttttgttttgtttttttgttttttgggttttttttaggttttttcgtttttttagggttttggggtttttttgttttttgtttggtttttttgggttttttttcttttgtttttgtttttttgttttttggtggtttttttaggttttttagggtttttggggtttttttggttttttggtttttttttggttttttgttttttgggtttttttaggttttttaatttttttagggtttttgggtttttttgttttttgtttggtttttttaggtttttttcttttctttttggtgggtttttttaggttttttagggttttggggggtttttttggtttttttgtttggctttttgggtttttttttccttttgtttttggtggtttttttttgtttgtttgtttttggggttttttttttgttttttggggggggttttggctgtttttgtgggttttttgttttgttttgtttcatttgaaaacaaagctgcCTGGTGCAGCTGGGAGGTGCTGTACCTGTTGATGAGGACGAAGTTAAAGGTGTGCCCTGTCTCCGAGGTGACACGCTCCCGGATCCGGCTCAGCACTGGGATCCACGGCTTAGGGTGGAATGTGACCCCCGAGTAGGTGTAGGACAAGCCGGGGTCTCCGTACGTGACCTGCTTCCTGGGAATCTTGTGCCACGTGCCAAATACCTGCAGTTTTGTCAAGTcatctgtttaaaaaacacagggaaaggaTCAAACCCGGGTCTGTATTGTCTCTGCACAATCCAATATTCTCCTGGATCTGCAGGTTCTGGGAATCTCCAAACAGGAATGAGGGTGCTCATGTCAACCCAAAAGTTGTCATCCCTGTTCCCAGCAAAGCTGGACACTGTCTTGTTCTCCTCTTTGCATGGAATAAACAGGAtcagtgttataaatgccaggacaatttattaccaaattcaagaatttggtttattaaaaattcaaatcacaaaatttgtaaccaaattacagaattttaagcaataaaaaaaaaaaaaccccacaaacagcgacacttacttgacagagtttctcccgggaaaaagagagccaagggtgacccatagacacagaccctggcagtctgagtctctagctgggtacacaaatttgccatgttcgaggcttggtttttatactctttattctgcccctggcaatatttccccatatttccctttgtttcttggttagctattcaacCCCAAATTcatctccggtcggattgaaaagagctcccctcccaagtccatgtgttaatgttcagtttttatggatcctttatagttgatgaatgttcgagatatgggtgatattgctggatggtctgtgaaggtggctcccgaggtgtgagttgctgatacctctcatctcaacaggtcccctcccaatacttgagaaagctgcaaagtcttttgttcccttctgaatggagaaacctcctaaaacatagacttttacctgatataaatttatacagctttataattttccaatttaccataagaatatgaattaatcatctcacgtttttcacaatCAGCATCCCCATCACACCTCTCATATCTCATACACTGCATCTCCAACAAATTCCAGCCACCGCTCCAGGATTATCTCTTGACAAACTCAGCTAAACCGACCCTGCGGGGTCAGACCTGTGTTTTTGGCTTCTCAGGGCCACGCTGTGCAAACACCGGGTGGCTGCAGGAATCTCCCAGAGCCTGCCAGCCGTGCCCGGCCCTGGGAACTGCTCTGGGACTCACCTGGGCAGGGAAATGCTTCactgggaaggggaaaaggggataTGGAGAGCTGGACACAGACGGGTTGAGGTCGGAAGGGATGAGTGGGGGTCATCCAGGCCActctcctgcccaggcagggtctCCAAGAGCACTGTCCAGGCCCTTTGGGAGGCCTCCGGGGCCTCCCTGAACAGCCCGTGCTCCGGCACCCTCACAGGGCAGGAATATACCTTCGAAATACTCcacctccttctccagctcctggaggatCTCGTCCGCCTCGGCCTTGCCGAAGAGGATGCGGTAATCACAGCTGAGCCCCTCGGCGCGGATCtcccgcggcggcggccgctccgggccgggctccTCCAGCCGCGGCCTCTTCCCCTCTCCGCCGCcgtcccccgcccgcccgcggggcAGTTTAACCACGAATCGGTCCATGGGCGCGCCCGGGACCGGGAGCGATGCCCGAGGGAGGGACGGGGGGAGCGGGAGGCGCGATCCCGCGGGAAACGGGAGCGCGCCAGGGATGGCGGCGCTCGAAGCCCCGCCCCTTCCCCAGATGGCCACGCCCCGCAGCGCGCTCGCGGTTTTGGCGCCAAATCCGAGTCCCGCCCACCGCCGGTtccgcgccgctgccgcccctCGCTCACCCCGGCGTCCCTCGCTGCCTGCCCCGCTCCGCCGCAGCCATGATCGGACAGAAGACGCTGCACTCCTTCTTCAGCCCCGCGCCGGCCAAGAAGCGCGCCCGCTCCCCGGAATCGGGCGACGATTCTGAGGTACCGATCGGGGGCTGAGCGAGCCCGCGGCtctggaggggaggggaggagaggggatgaggggagaggggagagggttCTGTTGGCGGCACTTGCGTgtctggctctgtgtgtgcgGGAGGGGCCCTGGGGGCTCTGGCGGCCTTTTCTGAGGGGAGTTGGTGTGGGGGGGGCACGATTTCCAAACTCCCGCGCGGCTCTACGCGTGGCTGAGCTGCCAATCAAGCGGCCACGCTCCGCTGCCGCCCAATGGGCGCCGAGACCCTCCGTTACGTCACTGTTACTAGGTGGAATCCTCCCCGCCAACCGCGGCGAGCCAATGGGGAGAAACGTGCGTTTTTTCCACTGACCAATAGCGAGCCGGCGTTTGTGCCCGCGCCTGTGGGCGGGGCCTGCGCGGGGCAGTGACCAATGGGGGCGCGCTGTGTGTTTTGCCGCGGAGCAGCCGcgtgcggcggggccgccccttgggcggggccgggcccgtCCGGCCATGGCCGCGCTGCTGCCCCGCCTCGGGCCGCGCTCCCGCCTCGGCCTCCGCTCCCGCATCCTCCGCAGCCACCCCCCTGCCCGCTCCTTCCAGGAGAGCGCCCCCAAGAAGACGAAGAGAGCCTGCCATGAGGCGAGCCCGGCGCTGAGCGCGGAGCAGCAGGAGCGCATCCGCAAGAACAAGGAGGCGGCGCGGCAGCTGCTGGCGCAGCGGAACGTTCCGCCGGGCTTCGGCGAGAGCTGGCGGCAGCAGCTGGCCGGGGAGTTCTCCAAGCCCTACTTCATAGACGTGAGTAGCATTCCCCGCTCCTCCCCGCCCCGAGCGGCCGCGCAGCCCCGCTGATGCCCCGCTGATCCCCGCTCCCGCAGCTGATGGCGTTCGTGGCCGAGGAGAGGAAGCGCTACACGGTGTACCCGCCCCCCGAGCAGGTCTTCACCTGGACGCAGATGTGCGACATCAGGGATGTGAGTAGAGCCGCCGTGCGGGTCCTCTCAGCTGCTCCGGGGGGTTTAAAGCCGTGAAGGTGCACGGTGGGTGCACAGACACGTTCCCTTGGTGTTTGAGTCCTTAAACTTGGATCCTGTGGGGTGTGGATGCTGTTGTTTGGCTCATCTAACTCATAAATCCACCCCTTTCATCTCTGATACCAAACtgtgattttattgttttattacCCTCACAAGCCACAGAACTTCCTCTGATCCTTTTGATCTCTTTTCTGGTGTTAACAGCTTAACCTAGTTCGTAGGTTTTTGATCTTGAACATCTCTTGTTCAAGATGTTTTAATTGATCAGTAAAAGACTGTAAcgaaaggagaaaaaaaccagactAAGGTAATGTCACTTCCAATAAAACCTGACAAAAATATCATAGTAAGTGTGGCATAAAGCTGAAATGGGATGAAACCTACCTGGAAAATAACAAGGTTTTTTTGTGACTGTAAAAATGTTGGTCTTCTGCActcaaattaattaaaattaatatattaattatattcgTTATTTTGGCAGCAAAGGTGTAGGGATGTTAATCCTTAGTGTTGGGTGGGCTCTGTGCTCTTTAGCAATGAGACATCTGGGATTTAACTTCAGTTTCTTGGAGGGGTTGATTTGTGGCAgttttttgtgtctgttttaGGATAAAAGTCATTTataagcctttttttccccactctctGGGGAATAACACTGATTACAATTCAGTGCTAACCAAGGTCTGCTTTCAGGTAAAGGTTGTCATTTTGGGACAAGATCCATACCATGGACCTAAGCAAGCTCATGGGCTCTGTTTCAGTGTCCAGAAGCCTGTTCCACCTCCCCCCAGGTATGAGAATCTGCAAAATCCCATTTGTTCCTTAATTATTTGCAGTTCTGTGGTGcgcagggctgggagccagaAAATTAATGTGAGGTGGTTTGCACCTACTTTCCTTTGAGTTGTGCATCACCTGGAAGGATAATTCTGTGTAATTTTGGTGATATTCTGGATgtaaattttcatttccagtcTCATTAAAACTTCCAGGGAGACACACAGAGTCCTtgctgccctgcctctgcaAATGGCTTTATTATCTTAAATAATAAGATTAAAATCAATGCTCTTCTTGCCTTCTTAGAGCAATAAGTGGCGCTGCTTGCTCTTTTTGTATTAATAATCTTCTGCTGGTTTGGTTTGCAGCTTGGAAAACATTTACAAGGAGCTCTCAGAGGACATTGAGGGCTTCACCCACCCTGGCCATGGGGACCTGACGGGCTGGGCCAAGCAAGGTGAGCTCAGAGACACTCACGATGTGCCCCTTGTGGAGCAGAAAAGAATCTTATCTAAAAACCAGCCCTGTGGTTGGAAATAATCCCCCTGTAGAACAGAAAATCACTTCTGAGCGccttaaaatgaaaatctgcttcatcaacaggaaaaaaaagcagtttgaatcccaggatggtttgggttggaaaggagtTTAAAGCTCATCcaagggacaccttcccctaggcccaggttgctcagagctccatccagtcCAGCCTTGGGCAGTTCCAGGGATGGATTAACCCTTGTTTCACC
The sequence above is a segment of the Prinia subflava isolate CZ2003 ecotype Zambia chromosome 19, Cam_Psub_1.2, whole genome shotgun sequence genome. Coding sequences within it:
- the ALKBH2 gene encoding DNA oxidative demethylase ALKBH2, giving the protein MDRFVVKLPRGRAGDGGGEGKRPRLEEPGPERPPPREIRAEGLSCDYRILFGKAEADEILQELEKEVEYFEDDLTKLQVFGTWHKIPRKQVTYGDPGLSYTYSGVTFHPKPWIPVLSRIRERVTSETGHTFNFVLINRYKDGLDHIGEHRDDEKELVPRSPIASVSFGACRDFVFRRRGKAGPAGTARIALALAHGSLLLMKHPTNLHWYHSLPPRRRVLAPRVNLTFRKILPGVKQGKVQPSGAVGCEK
- the UNG gene encoding uracil-DNA glycosylase gives rise to the protein MPEGGTGGAGGAIPRETGARQGWRRSKPRPFPRWPRPAARSRFWRQIRVPPTAGSAPLPPLAHPGVPRCLPRSAAAMIGQKTLHSFFSPAPAKKRARSPESGDDSEESAPKKTKRACHEASPALSAEQQERIRKNKEAARQLLAQRNVPPGFGESWRQQLAGEFSKPYFIDLMAFVAEERKRYTVYPPPEQVFTWTQMCDIRDVKVVILGQDPYHGPKQAHGLCFSVQKPVPPPPSLENIYKELSEDIEGFTHPGHGDLTGWAKQGVLLLNAVLTVRAHQATSHKERGWEQFTDVVVSWLNKNLHGLVFMLWGAYAQKKGSSIDRKRHHVLQTVHPSPLSVNRGFFGCRHFSKTNEFLRKSGKKPIDWKAL